The following are encoded together in the Novipirellula artificiosorum genome:
- a CDS encoding RHS repeat domain-containing protein, producing MVAFAPSRRPCPPEPKRSTWSYADKPIISDGGGGLRYYHRNQQYSIIALTDGGGTVKERYAYDAYGTPTTLDASLSQLATSSENNRYTYTGREYDEALGLYHYRARMYDPVAGRFCSRDPIGFEGSPWNVYEYVGSRPIVNYDPFGHEISEIFLPSPRGVDINLFPQDDPLHAVARDMPFDGGKIVIGGHGYPNGIIKGSDNEPIYSPELIERVKSLSKFRPGMPILLLVCDAGKNKKMCQNLANGTGSTVWAAEAHCEYHFFTITSMGLLINVDFDYTEFVDEDKNVVWPFPTPPNGNPAMPLRGPVQGKPSKGISNNKYSSNFGLPA from the coding sequence ATGGTCGCTTTTGCCCCGTCCCGCCGTCCTTGCCCACCCGAGCCAAAACGCTCGACATGGAGCTACGCCGACAAACCGATCATAAGTGACGGTGGCGGCGGCTTACGTTACTACCACCGAAACCAACAGTACAGCATCATCGCACTGACCGATGGCGGCGGAACAGTGAAGGAACGCTACGCCTACGACGCCTACGGAACACCTACGACGCTCGACGCTAGCCTCTCGCAGCTAGCTACTTCGTCAGAAAACAACCGTTACACGTACACGGGCCGCGAGTACGACGAAGCGTTAGGCCTGTATCACTACCGGGCGCGGATGTACGATCCGGTCGCCGGTAGATTCTGCTCCAGAGATCCGATCGGGTTTGAGGGGAGTCCTTGGAATGTTTACGAGTACGTCGGGTCGAGGCCAATCGTTAATTATGATCCGTTTGGACACGAGATATCAGAGATCTTTTTGCCGTCGCCGAGGGGCGTGGACATAAACCTATTTCCTCAGGACGATCCGCTTCATGCGGTTGCCCGGGACATGCCCTTTGATGGAGGAAAAATAGTCATCGGTGGACACGGTTATCCAAATGGAATCATCAAAGGAAGTGATAACGAACCGATATACTCACCAGAATTGATAGAGCGGGTTAAGAGCTTGTCCAAATTCCGACCTGGCATGCCCATTCTCCTTTTGGTTTGCGATGCGGGGAAGAACAAGAAAATGTGTCAAAACCTTGCAAACGGGACTGGCTCCACGGTCTGGGCCGCGGAGGCCCACTGCGAGTATCACTTCTTCACAATTACATCCATGGGTTTGCTAATCAACGTAGACTTTGACTATACCGAGTTTGTCGATGAAGATAAGAATGTAGTGTGGCCATTCCCCACGCCCCCGAACGGAAACCCAGCAATGCCCCTTAGAGGTCCCGTTCAGGGAAAGCCGTCGAAGGGCATTTCCAACAATAAGTACTCTTCGAATTTTGGCCTTCCGGCATAG
- a CDS encoding sulfatase-like hydrolase/transferase codes for MRLPLTIAFLAFAYGSPLLGADQTTDWMPPNVLLIYSDDQGTFDLNCYGSQDLETPNLDNLAKRGVRFTNMYSPSAICSASRAGLLTGRFPVRAGVPGNVSSQEGVAGMSPSEVTIAEQLKAAGYVTGHVGKWHLGYTKETMPNAQGFDTSFGHMGGCIDNYSHYFYWQGPNRHDLWRNAEMTWEDGAYFPDLMVRECKSFMETNRDKPFFLYWALNIPHYPMQGENRWRQHYRHLESPRRQYAELVSTMDEKIGLVLDHLEELGLTDKTLVVFQSDHGHSTEERAFFGGGNAGDLRGAKGCLFEGGIRVPSIASLPGVIPANQVREQLACGIDWFPTVSELCGVESFRKPLDGKSLVNVLHDRDVATPHDFLYWHLGGGKRPQWAIRDGNWKLLGNPTDRSNKAEVETTKDGLFLVDLGNNEEERTNVANGNTEIIERLQRRRSEILKSLSDNP; via the coding sequence ATGAGACTTCCACTAACGATCGCGTTCCTTGCATTTGCATACGGGTCGCCTCTTTTGGGGGCGGACCAGACGACGGATTGGATGCCCCCCAATGTTCTGCTGATCTATTCGGATGATCAAGGAACCTTCGACCTGAACTGCTACGGATCCCAAGACCTTGAAACTCCAAACTTAGACAATCTTGCCAAACGCGGAGTTCGGTTTACGAACATGTACTCACCGTCCGCCATCTGTTCGGCATCGCGTGCAGGGCTCCTCACCGGCCGATTTCCCGTTCGGGCCGGTGTGCCGGGAAACGTCTCGTCGCAAGAGGGTGTTGCGGGTATGAGTCCGTCAGAAGTCACGATTGCCGAGCAGCTGAAAGCTGCGGGCTACGTCACCGGCCATGTTGGAAAATGGCATCTCGGCTATACGAAAGAAACGATGCCCAACGCCCAGGGTTTTGATACGTCGTTTGGCCATATGGGCGGCTGTATCGACAACTACTCTCACTACTTTTATTGGCAGGGCCCCAATCGTCACGACCTTTGGCGAAACGCGGAAATGACGTGGGAAGACGGAGCTTATTTTCCGGACTTGATGGTTCGGGAATGTAAGAGCTTCATGGAAACGAATCGAGACAAACCGTTCTTTCTCTATTGGGCACTGAACATCCCACACTACCCGATGCAGGGCGAGAACCGGTGGCGTCAGCATTATCGGCATCTCGAGTCTCCTCGCAGACAATACGCCGAATTGGTTTCGACGATGGATGAGAAGATTGGCTTGGTGCTCGATCACCTCGAGGAGCTTGGGCTGACGGACAAAACCTTGGTGGTCTTTCAGTCTGACCATGGGCACTCGACCGAAGAGCGGGCCTTTTTCGGTGGCGGAAATGCAGGTGATTTGCGAGGTGCCAAAGGTTGCCTGTTCGAGGGTGGCATTCGTGTCCCCTCAATCGCCTCGTTGCCCGGCGTGATTCCAGCCAATCAAGTTCGGGAGCAGCTGGCTTGTGGGATCGATTGGTTTCCAACGGTTAGCGAGCTGTGTGGCGTTGAATCCTTCCGCAAGCCACTCGACGGAAAAAGTCTGGTGAATGTGTTGCATGATCGGGACGTTGCGACCCCTCATGATTTTCTCTATTGGCACTTGGGTGGCGGAAAGAGGCCACAATGGGCGATCCGTGACGGAAACTGGAAGCTCCTGGGTAACCCAACCGATCGAAGCAATAAGGCCGAGGTTGAGACGACGAAGGACGGATTGTTTCTCGTGGATCTCGGCAACAACGAGGAGGAAAGGACCAACGTGGCAAACGGAAACACGGAAATCATCGAACGGTTGCAAAGGCGACGCTCCGAAATCCTCAAAAGTCTCTCCGACAATCCCTAA
- a CDS encoding 3-keto-disaccharide hydrolase, giving the protein MRFRTLRFLAVASLLAACCPTATHAQDAPKRVWTDPAEAGEQDPDFLKQGEYVGNVDIEGESTCGAQVVALGKGQFAATLYVGGLPGDGWNGNKHSSTEASIKDDGSIVFESEEGIGILKDGVITIVENGEAIGKLKRVERRSETLGKQPPQNAKVLFDGTTTDQWDHAVMDGKLLAFAPREKGKSGTSSKEKFGSHSVHVEFRLPYMPEARGQARGNSGIYLQGRYEVQMLDSFGLEGEDNECGGIYKISKPNQNLCYPPLVWQTYDIDFTAAEYNNEGELVKHPNMTVLHNGVVIHQDLELPHHTTAAPNKAGPEKGPIFLQDHGNPVRYRNIWVTTKR; this is encoded by the coding sequence ATGCGATTCCGAACACTTCGCTTCCTCGCGGTTGCGAGCCTGCTTGCCGCTTGCTGCCCTACTGCCACTCATGCACAAGATGCCCCCAAAAGGGTGTGGACGGACCCTGCAGAGGCGGGTGAACAGGACCCTGATTTCTTAAAACAAGGAGAGTACGTTGGCAACGTTGACATCGAGGGCGAATCGACGTGCGGCGCACAGGTCGTCGCACTCGGCAAAGGCCAATTCGCTGCCACCTTGTATGTTGGTGGACTTCCGGGTGACGGCTGGAATGGCAATAAGCACTCCTCCACCGAAGCGTCGATCAAGGACGACGGATCGATCGTGTTCGAGTCGGAGGAGGGAATCGGAATCCTGAAAGATGGCGTGATCACGATCGTTGAGAATGGCGAGGCAATCGGAAAGCTGAAGAGAGTCGAACGCAGAAGCGAAACGCTTGGTAAGCAGCCGCCTCAGAATGCAAAGGTTCTGTTTGATGGGACGACAACGGATCAATGGGATCACGCCGTGATGGATGGCAAACTGCTTGCGTTTGCTCCACGGGAAAAGGGGAAATCGGGCACATCAAGCAAGGAAAAGTTTGGCAGCCACTCCGTGCATGTGGAGTTTCGCTTGCCTTACATGCCCGAAGCTCGAGGTCAGGCACGTGGCAACAGTGGCATTTACTTGCAGGGGCGTTACGAAGTGCAAATGCTCGACTCTTTCGGCCTTGAAGGCGAGGACAACGAGTGCGGTGGCATCTACAAAATATCGAAGCCAAACCAGAATCTGTGCTACCCACCGCTCGTATGGCAAACCTACGATATCGACTTTACAGCTGCGGAGTACAACAACGAAGGCGAATTGGTCAAGCATCCCAACATGACCGTTCTGCACAACGGCGTGGTCATCCATCAGGATCTTGAGTTGCCTCATCACACGACAGCGGCCCCAAACAAGGCGGGCCCAGAGAAGGGGCCGATCTTTTTGCAGGATCACGGAAATCCTGTGCGTTACCGGAACATCTGGGTCACAACGAAACGATAA
- a CDS encoding sulfatase family protein: MKLDNRMALIVAWICIGAAVSVAARPNILIAIADDQSYPHASAYGTAAIQTPAFDQVAKSGILFRNAFTPAPGCSPMRAAFLTGREIWQIREAGTHASYFPPDLPVFTDQLSDHGYHVGMTGKGWSPGSARGWPHNPAGKAYSDRKMETPTGIRNTDYAANFSDFLKERPSGQPFCFWFGCSEPHRDYDRGIGKRNGIDPDQIELPGFLPDSDEVRSDVADYMFEIEWFDSHLQRMLDELQRAGELDNTLVIVTSDNGMPFPRAKANLYEYGIHMPLAISWPAMIPAGQDNDDLVSLIDVTQTIFHAAEVAPKQADQMPGRSLLGHYSNLSDEIASPRDGVFSGRERHSSSRFRSLGYPCRCIRTKTHLYIRNFTPERWPAGAAQKFDKAKYDGDGNLIQSQLGDALGGFHDIDNGPTLQWMIANRDQTNVAQLLAAAVDLRPSEELYDIQRDPACLENLSEEPSAKEIKADLASRLTEYLTQTGDLRQTDPKAANVWETYPRLSSLRWFPIPDWARDHPDLVPQQDWLEKRRPR; this comes from the coding sequence ATGAAGCTTGATAATCGCATGGCCCTGATCGTCGCTTGGATCTGCATCGGCGCGGCGGTCTCTGTTGCGGCGCGGCCGAATATCTTGATCGCGATAGCCGACGATCAGTCGTATCCGCATGCGTCCGCCTACGGCACGGCGGCGATTCAGACTCCGGCGTTTGATCAAGTTGCAAAGTCAGGGATCCTGTTTCGCAATGCCTTCACTCCCGCCCCGGGATGCAGTCCGATGCGGGCAGCGTTTTTGACGGGCCGCGAAATCTGGCAAATTCGTGAGGCGGGAACGCACGCGAGCTACTTCCCGCCCGACCTTCCCGTGTTCACCGATCAATTGTCTGACCACGGCTATCATGTCGGAATGACCGGCAAAGGATGGAGCCCAGGTTCGGCGAGGGGTTGGCCACACAATCCGGCTGGAAAGGCGTACAGCGATCGAAAAATGGAGACTCCCACGGGAATCAGGAACACCGATTATGCCGCGAACTTTTCCGACTTCTTGAAGGAACGCCCGTCGGGCCAACCTTTCTGTTTTTGGTTTGGATGTAGCGAACCCCATCGAGACTATGACCGAGGCATCGGGAAAAGAAATGGCATTGACCCCGATCAAATCGAGCTGCCCGGATTCTTGCCCGATAGTGATGAAGTTCGCTCGGACGTTGCCGACTACATGTTTGAAATCGAGTGGTTCGACTCGCATTTGCAGCGAATGCTCGACGAGTTGCAACGGGCTGGCGAACTCGACAACACGCTGGTGATCGTGACCAGCGACAACGGGATGCCGTTCCCTCGTGCCAAAGCAAACCTATACGAATACGGCATTCACATGCCACTTGCGATCAGCTGGCCCGCGATGATTCCCGCCGGGCAGGACAATGACGACCTCGTCAGCCTCATCGATGTCACCCAGACGATTTTTCATGCCGCAGAAGTCGCGCCCAAGCAGGCGGATCAAATGCCGGGACGCAGTCTGCTCGGTCACTATTCGAATCTCTCCGACGAGATAGCTTCGCCGCGCGACGGGGTTTTCAGCGGGCGAGAGCGACATTCATCCTCTCGCTTTCGTTCGCTTGGCTATCCCTGTCGTTGCATCCGGACCAAGACGCATTTGTACATTCGGAATTTCACGCCCGAACGCTGGCCAGCGGGCGCAGCACAGAAGTTTGACAAGGCAAAATATGATGGCGATGGCAACTTGATCCAAAGTCAGCTGGGAGACGCACTCGGCGGTTTCCACGACATCGACAATGGACCAACGTTACAATGGATGATTGCCAACCGGGACCAAACGAACGTCGCTCAACTGTTGGCCGCAGCCGTGGACCTTAGACCGAGCGAGGAGCTGTACGACATCCAACGCGATCCCGCCTGCCTCGAAAACCTCTCTGAGGAACCATCTGCAAAGGAGATCAAAGCCGATTTGGCAAGTCGTTTAACCGAATACCTGACGCAAACCGGAGATCTACGACAAACCGATCCCAAAGCAGCCAACGTTTGGGAAACCTATCCGCGACTCAGTTCGCTGCGGTGGTTTCCGATTCCCGATTGGGCAAGGGATCACCCTGATCTCGTCCCGCAACAAGATTGGTTGGAAAAACGCCGACCTCGTTAG
- a CDS encoding integron integrase — MAVFERSCREERELKWAKIWFSHLASFHRQSGQGDWQFTVDDVIAFSRAKLRSGAPAWKRLMMVRGLMDYRRLVQKRPLDDLIPVREKLQEVVVTERVSEEDAEDIEEVVSKINSREPDVIQQYRRALRRDGKKYATERAYVGKVKAFMSERALKCLADFDCIGGADVEAHLTDLAVDGNVAPSTQNQAFHALLFLFQHVFKRDIGRIQAIRASKGKQIPTVLSYEEVEKVLGKMQGVSLVIAKLLYGCGMRISEALALRVKDIDFENSLIEIHQSKGNKSRLVPLPDELIEPLRRMVRSRHVLHQQDLEDGVASVWLPFALARKYPSAAREFRWQFVFASARLSRDPHSFAMHRHHLHRDTFPSHLRRAVERSGISKHISSHTFRHSFATHLLRAGTDIRTIQELLGHSDVKTTMIYTHVINREDIRVVSPLDRLAKGSHRESALPSTGSDAGEPSVGLAGRQGQKVTSYCSKPIACRRLRVHPIEERSQSGPVRSNTSPDPATRVKARTTTPTVLPDALRRSITQRSSCESRSARRGWLRSWLPSFGRSATNLRSG, encoded by the coding sequence ATGGCTGTGTTTGAGCGATCCTGCCGTGAAGAGCGGGAACTGAAATGGGCAAAGATCTGGTTCTCGCATCTCGCCTCGTTCCATCGGCAATCGGGACAAGGCGATTGGCAATTCACTGTGGATGACGTGATTGCTTTCTCGCGGGCAAAGCTGCGCAGCGGTGCTCCGGCCTGGAAACGACTGATGATGGTAAGGGGCCTGATGGACTACCGACGACTGGTGCAGAAGCGCCCGCTGGATGACTTGATTCCGGTCCGTGAAAAGCTCCAAGAAGTCGTCGTGACGGAACGAGTCAGCGAAGAGGATGCCGAGGATATCGAGGAGGTCGTCAGCAAAATCAACTCGCGGGAACCAGATGTGATCCAACAGTACCGCAGAGCACTGCGTCGTGATGGCAAGAAGTATGCGACCGAACGAGCCTACGTTGGCAAAGTGAAGGCGTTTATGAGTGAACGGGCACTGAAATGCCTGGCTGACTTTGATTGCATCGGCGGGGCGGACGTGGAGGCTCATCTGACCGACTTGGCGGTTGATGGCAACGTGGCTCCTTCGACTCAGAATCAAGCGTTTCACGCTTTGCTGTTTCTCTTTCAACATGTCTTCAAGCGGGATATTGGCCGCATTCAGGCGATCCGCGCCTCGAAAGGAAAACAGATCCCGACCGTGCTGAGCTATGAGGAAGTTGAAAAGGTGCTGGGCAAAATGCAGGGCGTTTCACTGGTGATCGCGAAGCTGTTGTACGGGTGTGGCATGCGGATCAGCGAGGCGTTGGCGTTGCGGGTGAAGGACATTGATTTTGAGAACTCGCTGATCGAGATCCATCAATCGAAAGGGAATAAAAGCCGACTCGTTCCGCTGCCCGATGAGTTGATAGAGCCACTGCGTCGCATGGTGCGATCCCGGCATGTTCTGCACCAGCAAGATTTGGAAGACGGCGTGGCCTCGGTATGGCTACCCTTTGCTTTGGCTAGAAAGTACCCGTCGGCTGCAAGGGAGTTTCGTTGGCAGTTCGTGTTCGCATCGGCCCGCCTCTCGCGAGATCCGCACTCGTTCGCGATGCACCGCCATCACCTTCACCGAGACACCTTCCCGAGCCATTTGCGGCGGGCGGTTGAACGATCTGGAATCTCCAAGCATATCTCGTCACACACTTTTCGACACTCGTTCGCAACCCATCTGTTACGGGCCGGTACTGACATTCGGACGATCCAAGAATTACTGGGGCACAGCGATGTGAAGACTACGATGATCTACACGCATGTGATCAACCGAGAAGACATCCGCGTAGTGAGTCCACTCGATCGATTGGCGAAAGGATCACACCGTGAGTCCGCACTGCCGTCTACGGGGAGCGACGCCGGTGAGCCATCCGTGGGCCTCGCAGGACGGCAAGGCCAGAAGGTAACGAGCTATTGCTCAAAACCGATTGCTTGCCGAAGACTGCGAGTTCATCCGATCGAGGAGCGTAGCCAGAGTGGGCCAGTTCGTTCTAACACTTCGCCGGACCCCGCAACGAGAGTCAAGGCGAGAACCACCACTCCCACCGTACTGCCTGACGCACTCCGCCGATCGATCACGCAGCGGAGCTCATGTGAAAGCCGATCGGCACGGAGGGGCTGGCTACGAAGTTGGCTACCGTCGTTTGGTCGCAGCGCCACGAATCTCCGAAGTGGCTGA
- a CDS encoding glycoside hydrolase family 127 protein, with translation MRRTIIFLVLLMLFGGRAIAADYPIQPVPFTAVDVGPGFWQSRMETNSRVTVPYCFERCEQTGRIRNFVAAANKDPEGFEGIFFNDSDVFKIVEGASYTLALKFDPKLDKYLDDLIAKFAAAQEPDGYLYTAKTSQSRGRYGQDPRWTGLDHSHELYNVGHMYEAAVAHFQATGKRNFLDLAVKNADLIDEVFGPEPGQRTDVPGHEEIEIGLVRLARATGEPKYLDLAKFFVDMRGNEDKREKLYGQYAQDHARVVSQSEAVGHAVRGGYFYAGVADVAAMTGESEYIDAIDRIWNDVVGRKLYLIGSVGQQGAGEGYAGAYKLTNLKAYNETCAAIALAMWNHRMFLLHGDAKYADVLERIVYNGFLSGVSLSGDQFFYPNPLECDMRFRFNQGDLQRSPWFNCSCCPSNVVRFLPSIPGYAYAVRDDDLYVNLFLAGKATADLASGSVELVQQTDYPWSGKIRMTVSPESTQRFGLRLRIPGWVRGEVLPSDLYRYEDVTPADWKLRVNGTPAHAPLVDGYAMLDRLWQPGDVVELDLPMPIRRVLANEQIEYDRGRVAFERGPLVYCIEGADHDGQVLDTWLADNTTLAPEHRPNLLGGITVLTGSANAVYRDEDGQSANREKPITMIPYYAWCHRGANEMAVWIPRSADRAVVAPLPTIASTSQASASHCGRSDTIEAVSDQMEPQHSGDHEIPRFTWWDHRGTSEWVQYDLAKPTTLSNVNVYWFDDTGRGQCRVPKSWKLLYRSGSEWKPVKMPSEFSTAKDQWAIVEFDPVKTDAVRIEVELQPTFSGGILEWRVN, from the coding sequence ATGCGTCGTACCATCATTTTCCTCGTTCTATTGATGCTCTTCGGTGGTCGAGCCATTGCCGCCGACTACCCGATTCAACCGGTGCCGTTTACAGCGGTTGACGTGGGCCCTGGTTTCTGGCAGTCGCGAATGGAAACGAATTCTCGGGTTACGGTGCCCTATTGCTTTGAACGCTGCGAGCAGACGGGTCGGATCCGCAACTTTGTGGCAGCAGCCAACAAAGACCCAGAAGGCTTCGAGGGCATTTTCTTCAACGATTCCGATGTATTCAAGATCGTCGAGGGCGCTTCCTACACGCTGGCACTCAAGTTCGATCCGAAGCTGGACAAGTACTTGGACGATTTGATTGCGAAGTTTGCAGCAGCTCAAGAGCCGGACGGCTACCTCTACACCGCCAAGACGTCTCAGTCGCGCGGACGCTACGGACAAGACCCGCGATGGACGGGATTGGACCACAGTCATGAGCTGTACAATGTCGGTCACATGTACGAAGCAGCGGTGGCCCATTTCCAAGCAACCGGCAAACGAAACTTTCTCGATCTTGCCGTCAAGAACGCGGACCTAATCGATGAGGTGTTTGGCCCCGAGCCGGGTCAAAGAACGGATGTGCCGGGTCACGAGGAAATCGAAATTGGGTTGGTTCGTCTCGCTCGAGCGACAGGGGAACCGAAATACCTCGACTTGGCCAAGTTCTTCGTCGACATGCGCGGCAATGAAGACAAACGCGAGAAACTTTACGGACAATACGCCCAGGACCATGCCCGAGTCGTCAGCCAGTCGGAGGCGGTCGGCCATGCCGTTCGCGGTGGCTACTTCTACGCCGGTGTGGCTGACGTTGCGGCAATGACGGGCGAATCCGAATACATCGACGCGATCGATCGCATCTGGAACGACGTGGTCGGCCGCAAGCTCTACTTGATCGGTAGCGTTGGCCAACAGGGAGCGGGCGAAGGCTACGCGGGCGCTTACAAGTTGACGAATTTGAAGGCCTACAATGAAACCTGTGCAGCAATCGCTCTGGCCATGTGGAATCATCGAATGTTTCTACTGCATGGTGACGCCAAGTATGCCGATGTGCTCGAACGAATCGTCTACAACGGCTTTCTGTCGGGTGTGTCGCTCAGCGGAGATCAGTTCTTCTATCCCAATCCCCTTGAATGCGACATGCGTTTTCGCTTCAACCAAGGTGACTTACAACGGAGTCCCTGGTTCAATTGCTCATGCTGTCCGAGCAACGTGGTGCGATTTCTGCCGTCGATTCCTGGCTACGCTTATGCGGTCCGCGATGACGATTTGTATGTGAATCTGTTTCTCGCCGGAAAGGCGACCGCCGACTTGGCGTCGGGTTCCGTCGAATTGGTGCAACAGACCGACTACCCGTGGAGCGGCAAAATTCGCATGACCGTCTCTCCCGAAAGCACGCAACGGTTTGGCTTGCGATTGCGGATACCGGGTTGGGTGCGCGGCGAGGTGCTGCCGAGTGACCTTTATCGCTATGAAGATGTAACGCCGGCCGATTGGAAACTGCGCGTCAATGGCACCCCGGCCCATGCCCCTCTCGTTGACGGGTACGCGATGCTTGATCGCCTTTGGCAACCAGGCGACGTTGTTGAGTTAGACTTGCCGATGCCAATACGCCGAGTGTTGGCGAACGAGCAGATCGAATACGACCGTGGCCGGGTGGCGTTTGAGCGGGGACCATTGGTTTACTGTATCGAGGGTGCTGATCATGACGGGCAAGTCCTCGATACGTGGTTGGCCGACAACACGACACTGGCACCCGAACATCGCCCTAATCTATTGGGCGGAATCACGGTGCTGACCGGCAGCGCAAACGCCGTCTATCGCGATGAGGATGGACAGTCCGCGAATCGCGAGAAGCCGATCACCATGATCCCCTACTACGCTTGGTGTCACCGGGGTGCTAACGAAATGGCGGTTTGGATTCCGCGATCCGCCGACCGGGCTGTCGTGGCCCCGTTGCCGACGATCGCGTCGACAAGCCAGGCTTCCGCGTCGCATTGCGGCCGAAGCGACACCATCGAGGCTGTTAGCGATCAGATGGAACCGCAGCACTCCGGCGATCATGAAATCCCCCGTTTTACATGGTGGGACCATCGTGGCACAAGCGAATGGGTACAGTACGATCTCGCCAAACCGACCACCCTTTCGAACGTCAATGTCTATTGGTTTGACGACACCGGCCGTGGCCAATGCCGAGTTCCCAAGTCGTGGAAGCTTCTTTATCGCAGCGGTAGCGAATGGAAACCCGTCAAGATGCCATCCGAGTTCAGCACCGCCAAGGATCAATGGGCGATCGTTGAGTTTGATCCAGTCAAGACCGACGCCGTTCGAATCGAAGTGGAATTGCAGCCGACGTTTTCCGGCGGAATCCTAGAATGGCGGGTGAATTGA